One Dialister invisus DSM 15470 genomic region harbors:
- the rsmG gene encoding 16S rRNA (guanine(527)-N(7))-methyltransferase RsmG, translating into MMTVREIVETLGLAADEDAVRKMAEYNAMVIAMSRKMNLTGIKDAEESLVKNIYDSLTVYEEKYFPKNGRMLDLGTGAGFPGIPLAILRPDMQVVLVDSVLKKLVFIENAAAKLGIKNIKILHIRAEEGGRRRKTRETFDMVTARAVKMLPVIAEWGIPFVKEGGIFAAMKGPGADEELRQSGKILKELKAELMERKELELPTGERRTILYFRKTAPSPKTYPRKVGVAEKKPIIGEA; encoded by the coding sequence ATGATGACCGTCAGGGAAATAGTGGAAACGCTCGGCCTGGCAGCAGATGAGGACGCTGTAAGAAAAATGGCAGAGTACAATGCCATGGTGATTGCCATGAGCAGGAAAATGAATTTAACGGGAATCAAAGATGCAGAAGAAAGCCTGGTCAAAAATATTTATGATTCGCTGACCGTGTATGAGGAGAAATATTTTCCGAAGAACGGGCGTATGCTGGATTTGGGGACAGGTGCCGGGTTTCCGGGAATTCCGCTGGCCATCCTGCGGCCGGATATGCAGGTCGTGCTGGTGGATTCTGTCTTAAAGAAACTTGTATTTATAGAGAATGCCGCGGCAAAGCTGGGGATTAAAAATATAAAGATTCTCCATATTCGCGCCGAAGAAGGCGGACGGCGGAGGAAGACAAGGGAAACCTTTGATATGGTGACGGCAAGAGCGGTAAAGATGCTTCCCGTCATTGCCGAATGGGGTATCCCCTTTGTGAAGGAAGGAGGTATTTTCGCAGCGATGAAAGGACCTGGTGCCGACGAGGAACTCAGACAGTCGGGAAAGATCCTGAAAGAATTGAAAGCGGAGCTCATGGAGCGAAAAGAGTTGGAGCTCCCTACGGGAGAGAGAAGGACGATTCTCTACTTCAGGAAAACCGCGCCGTCGCCTAAAACCTATCCGAGGAAAGTGGGCGTGGCGGAAAAGAAACCGATCATAGGCGAAGCGTAA
- a CDS encoding DUF3829 domain-containing protein, with product MDYTPHLTKRIGLFLLVLAAAIMMLTGCGGGGSSSSGGKETSAKPTSQLEKISSYVKATNGFNGHNVRFAFSIDEVLAKMKAGENLDFASFPAYNSLKENLTKAKTESSGFSDIDESTTAVLKVLDEMVPLTSKMESYYTSKEYTTDGNQKGREMVASYLKLYDQFNTEYSKLDSAISQHNSELRDLLIEEMKKDNKVMAATYMEIGRDMRRALEAIDPEDPAKTDKAQIEKLLGQVNENMEKLKPAEDVSGVKSFKSSAERTIGRIRTYLAGRGGNNAFNDMVDSYNDFIRDSNRINASELDNKKK from the coding sequence GTGGATTACACCCCCCATCTGACAAAACGAATCGGTTTATTTTTATTGGTACTGGCAGCGGCGATCATGATGCTGACAGGCTGCGGCGGTGGCGGCTCTTCTTCTAGCGGCGGAAAAGAAACATCTGCAAAGCCGACAAGCCAGCTGGAAAAAATCAGCAGCTATGTAAAAGCCACCAACGGTTTCAACGGCCACAATGTAAGATTTGCCTTTTCCATTGATGAAGTCCTGGCGAAGATGAAAGCCGGTGAGAATCTGGACTTTGCCAGCTTCCCCGCTTATAACAGCCTGAAAGAAAACTTGACGAAAGCCAAAACGGAAAGCAGCGGTTTCTCCGATATTGACGAAAGCACGACAGCCGTACTTAAGGTATTGGATGAAATGGTTCCCCTGACCAGCAAAATGGAATCTTACTATACATCCAAGGAATATACCACAGACGGCAATCAGAAAGGCCGCGAAATGGTCGCCTCTTATCTGAAACTCTATGACCAGTTCAACACGGAATACAGCAAACTTGACAGTGCCATCAGCCAGCACAATTCTGAACTCCGCGACCTTCTGATAGAAGAAATGAAAAAGGACAATAAAGTCATGGCAGCCACTTATATGGAAATCGGCCGCGACATGAGACGGGCTCTGGAAGCTATCGACCCGGAAGATCCTGCCAAGACAGATAAGGCGCAGATAGAAAAACTGCTGGGACAGGTAAACGAAAATATGGAAAAACTCAAACCGGCAGAAGATGTTTCCGGCGTAAAATCTTTCAAAAGTTCTGCTGAACGCACCATCGGAAGAATCCGTACCTATCTGGCAGGGCGCGGCGGTAATAACGCTTTCAATGACATGGTAGATTCCTACAACGATTTCATCCGTGACAGTAACAGAATAAACGCAAGCGAACTGGATAATAAAAAGAAATAA
- a CDS encoding HAD family hydrolase, translating to MVSGCIFDMDGLLFDTERIFQNYWRAIAAERGIVLADSFITEITGTSGEMMNRILEKYYHTEDGGEIQKDCKERVLRHLAKDVPVKTGAVEILGRCRMLGIKTAVASSSPLRQIKNNLENAGMENCFDALVSGDEVERGKPAPDIFLLAAKRIGIPPGECTVFEDSPHGIEGALRAGMKAVMIPDLLPPWEEHRRQIEVYNNLQEAAEKILGSG from the coding sequence ATGGTAAGCGGCTGCATTTTCGACATGGACGGGCTTCTGTTTGATACGGAACGGATTTTTCAAAATTACTGGAGAGCCATTGCGGCAGAGCGGGGGATTGTCCTTGCAGACAGTTTTATCACGGAAATCACGGGGACGAGCGGGGAAATGATGAACCGCATTTTGGAAAAATACTACCACACGGAGGACGGCGGAGAAATTCAGAAAGACTGCAAAGAAAGGGTTCTGCGCCATCTGGCAAAGGATGTACCTGTCAAAACGGGAGCGGTGGAAATACTCGGACGCTGCCGCATGCTTGGCATCAAAACCGCAGTAGCCAGCAGCAGTCCGCTCCGGCAGATAAAAAATAATCTGGAAAACGCAGGAATGGAAAACTGTTTTGACGCCCTTGTGAGCGGTGATGAAGTGGAAAGAGGGAAACCGGCGCCTGATATATTTCTTCTGGCGGCAAAGCGGATCGGTATTCCTCCGGGAGAATGTACCGTTTTTGAAGACAGCCCCCACGGCATCGAAGGCGCATTGCGCGCGGGAATGAAAGCCGTCATGATTCCCGACCTGCTCCCGCCCTGGGAAGAACACAGGCGGCAGATAGAAGTGTATAATAATTTGCAGGAAGCGGCGGAAAAAATTTTAGGGTCGGGATGA
- a CDS encoding bifunctional metallophosphatase/5'-nucleotidase encodes MKKKMAAFLAVSMLLCGQALAADFSNLVIIHTNDTHGFDRRAEGINGMATVSALRKHYLSQGKDVLLVDAGDAIQDNNLVNFSKGKSAIAFMNAAGYDAMALGNHEFDYGQEVLAERIREAKFPMLSANVIVEATNKPLTKDSVIYKKGDVKIGIIGLTTPETVVTTNPKNVYGLKFLDDKATIAVTQNLVKKLKEEDKCDLIVAVGHLGSEDANRGHRSDDILMNVNGIDIFIDGHDHTAKNKYINGALLAETGHYTKNIGVITHMDNKWTENFCKYGDFNKEDPIVKELVDKTQREVDDAMALKLGETPLLLNGSRDPGVRTDETNLGDFVADAYLWQAQQAMAASGVSVDGCLFNGGSLRQSIEKGNITVGNISGVLPYNNQLYVMKIKGETLLEIIEAATCSLPSQIGAFPQVSGIRYTVNTKVPYENGKQYENSTYFAPAKPGSRVTIHEIGGEPFDVDKVYTLVTTEFICRGGDAYGKLTEPGAVDIQAIGYVDTEAVENYLKEELKGTVPAKYEKEQGRVTVIK; translated from the coding sequence ATGAAAAAGAAGATGGCTGCGTTTTTGGCAGTGTCCATGCTGCTTTGCGGACAGGCGCTGGCTGCCGATTTTTCCAATCTGGTTATTATCCACACCAATGATACCCACGGTTTTGACCGGCGGGCGGAAGGAATCAACGGTATGGCCACCGTGTCCGCTCTGCGTAAGCATTACCTGTCACAGGGAAAAGATGTGCTTCTTGTAGATGCCGGCGATGCCATACAGGACAATAATCTTGTAAATTTCAGCAAGGGAAAGTCGGCAATCGCTTTCATGAATGCCGCTGGTTATGATGCTATGGCATTGGGCAATCATGAATTTGATTACGGGCAGGAGGTTCTGGCAGAGCGTATCCGGGAGGCGAAGTTTCCCATGCTGTCCGCTAATGTCATTGTAGAAGCGACGAACAAGCCGCTTACCAAAGATTCTGTCATATACAAAAAGGGGGATGTGAAGATCGGAATTATCGGTCTCACTACACCGGAAACCGTGGTGACTACGAATCCGAAAAATGTATATGGTTTGAAATTCCTGGACGATAAGGCGACGATTGCCGTTACACAGAATCTGGTGAAGAAATTAAAAGAAGAGGATAAATGCGATCTCATCGTGGCAGTTGGACATCTGGGCAGTGAAGATGCCAATAGGGGGCACCGTTCTGATGATATTCTCATGAATGTAAACGGTATTGATATTTTTATCGACGGACATGATCATACGGCAAAGAATAAATATATCAATGGGGCGCTGCTTGCAGAGACAGGACACTATACGAAAAATATCGGCGTCATTACCCACATGGATAATAAATGGACGGAGAATTTCTGCAAGTATGGCGATTTTAATAAAGAAGATCCTATCGTCAAAGAACTGGTAGATAAGACGCAGCGGGAAGTGGACGATGCGATGGCATTGAAGCTGGGGGAAACACCGTTGCTTTTGAATGGCAGCCGCGACCCCGGTGTGCGTACGGATGAAACGAACCTGGGAGACTTCGTTGCAGATGCGTACCTTTGGCAGGCGCAGCAGGCAATGGCAGCTTCAGGCGTCAGCGTGGACGGCTGTCTGTTCAATGGCGGCAGCCTGCGCCAGTCTATTGAAAAAGGAAATATCACCGTAGGAAATATTTCCGGTGTGCTTCCTTACAATAATCAGCTTTATGTGATGAAAATTAAGGGCGAAACGCTTCTGGAAATCATAGAAGCTGCCACCTGTTCCCTTCCGTCCCAGATCGGCGCTTTTCCCCAGGTGTCGGGAATCCGCTACACTGTGAATACAAAAGTGCCTTATGAAAACGGGAAGCAGTATGAAAATTCCACCTATTTTGCGCCTGCCAAACCGGGAAGCCGCGTCACTATCCATGAAATCGGCGGGGAACCATTCGATGTGGATAAAGTTTACACTCTTGTTACGACAGAATTCATCTGCCGCGGCGGAGACGCTTACGGGAAACTGACGGAACCGGGGGCTGTGGACATCCAGGCCATCGGTTATGTGGATACGGAAGCGGTGGAAAACTATCTTAAAGAGGAATTGAAAGGAACAGTTCCTGCAAAGTATGAAAAAGAACAGGGCCGCGTGACCGTCATAAAATGA
- a CDS encoding IS30 family transposase, whose protein sequence is MSQQHSNTKKRSFQHLTPYQRGQIQALIEQRIPKVHIAKQVGIARSTLYEELKRGTVDQMRSDLTYYKRYFADTGQLVYMRRREASRKPFKLSTTAPFLKYLEKEVLQNKFSPDSICGRAKLQNMFPVILCTKTIYNYIDLGLISIKNIDLPLRIRRRPKKHHCRKNRRILGDSIEQRPQVVNGRQEFGHWEIDTIVGKRKAGEVLLSLDERMTRCRHVIKISGKTKEGVRKGLEILRHQYGSLFPKVFRSITSDNGSEFSGLSKLFKEGKVYFAHPYSSGERGTNEKHNSLVRRFIPKGKDISAVPEYVVQKVQDWINRLPRRLLGYHTPEELFKEQIARFSSAT, encoded by the coding sequence ATGTCTCAACAGCATTCTAACACAAAGAAACGTTCTTTCCAACACTTGACGCCTTATCAGCGCGGGCAAATCCAGGCTCTTATAGAACAAAGAATTCCCAAAGTCCATATTGCAAAGCAAGTTGGGATTGCTCGTTCTACCCTATACGAAGAGTTGAAACGCGGTACTGTAGACCAGATGCGCAGTGACCTGACGTACTACAAGAGATACTTTGCTGATACGGGACAACTCGTCTACATGAGACGTCGAGAGGCTTCCCGCAAACCTTTCAAATTATCGACAACCGCACCTTTTCTCAAATATCTTGAAAAAGAAGTGTTGCAAAACAAATTTTCTCCTGACTCCATCTGTGGCAGGGCCAAACTTCAAAATATGTTCCCGGTTATACTCTGCACAAAGACGATTTACAACTATATCGACCTTGGCCTTATTTCTATCAAAAATATCGATCTCCCTCTTCGTATAAGGCGGAGACCAAAGAAACACCATTGCCGTAAGAACCGGCGTATCCTGGGAGACAGTATTGAGCAACGCCCACAAGTCGTTAATGGCCGGCAGGAGTTCGGCCATTGGGAAATCGATACCATTGTGGGAAAACGCAAAGCAGGGGAAGTCCTTCTTTCCCTAGACGAACGGATGACACGCTGCCGCCATGTCATCAAAATATCGGGAAAGACAAAAGAAGGTGTTAGGAAAGGACTTGAAATATTGCGACACCAATACGGCAGCTTATTCCCCAAAGTATTCCGGAGTATTACCAGCGACAACGGAAGTGAGTTCAGTGGTTTAAGCAAATTATTTAAGGAAGGAAAAGTCTATTTTGCCCATCCATATTCTTCAGGGGAGCGTGGAACGAATGAGAAGCATAACTCCCTGGTACGCCGCTTCATCCCCAAAGGGAAGGATATAAGTGCTGTACCAGAATACGTGGTACAAAAAGTGCAAGATTGGATTAACAGACTTCCACGGCGTCTACTTGGTTATCACACACCGGAAGAGCTTTTCAAGGAGCAGATTGCCCGATTTTCATCCGCTACATAA
- a CDS encoding M23 family metallopeptidase, with protein sequence MIKEKNEETGEVKVIFSSEEFKKLKIFGGAAAVLLILSISLAGWAGYSTNALHAENELYRSQLKMADEKMQALENKAKTVEKISGQLQELVRTNGGTVPENTGTGGIGGASTVPDIAKTAGNKKKDDEKIAVSETPGELLKEMRRLDERLDKQIRLVVALRSEFMNQAYGTVSSVLNPTAETPNIWPVAGPISSYYGYRTSPGGIGSTFHEGVDIAGDYGTPISATAAGTVTQAGWVGGYGYLVEVKHADGIVTRYGHNSAVLVYEGQHVDQGSMIALMGSTGNSTGPHCHYEVRINGEAVDPMYFLPQSY encoded by the coding sequence ATGATTAAAGAAAAAAACGAAGAAACAGGTGAAGTGAAAGTCATATTTTCATCTGAAGAATTTAAAAAACTGAAAATTTTTGGTGGTGCGGCAGCGGTACTTCTCATTCTTTCCATCAGTTTGGCGGGATGGGCGGGATACAGCACGAATGCGCTTCACGCAGAAAATGAACTTTATCGAAGCCAGCTTAAAATGGCGGATGAGAAAATGCAGGCCCTTGAAAATAAAGCCAAAACCGTAGAAAAAATCAGCGGACAATTGCAGGAGCTCGTTCGTACGAATGGCGGAACCGTGCCTGAAAATACAGGGACCGGCGGTATTGGCGGCGCTTCCACTGTTCCTGACATAGCAAAAACGGCAGGCAATAAGAAAAAAGATGATGAGAAAATTGCTGTTTCGGAAACGCCGGGGGAACTTTTGAAAGAAATGCGCCGCCTTGATGAACGTTTAGATAAGCAGATACGTCTTGTCGTCGCGCTCCGTTCTGAATTTATGAACCAAGCCTATGGAACAGTCAGCTCTGTTTTGAATCCCACGGCGGAAACGCCGAACATATGGCCAGTTGCGGGTCCTATTTCCAGCTACTACGGATACAGAACCAGCCCTGGCGGTATCGGATCTACTTTTCATGAAGGAGTAGATATTGCCGGCGATTACGGCACACCTATTTCTGCGACTGCTGCGGGGACTGTCACGCAGGCAGGCTGGGTCGGCGGCTACGGATACCTTGTGGAAGTAAAACATGCCGATGGTATTGTTACGCGGTATGGGCATAATTCCGCTGTTCTGGTTTATGAAGGACAGCATGTGGACCAGGGCAGCATGATTGCCCTTATGGGGAGCACGGGAAACAGTACCGGTCCTCACTGCCACTATGAGGTCCGTATTAATGGAGAAGCAGTGGATCCCATGTATTTCCTGCCACAAAGCTATTGA
- a CDS encoding DUF4446 family protein produces the protein MDILEFNINYQLILSVIGTILAVLLVFLILQFFWLRAKVNRLYRKYKYFMMGEDGGSIEMKLSTEVRELRDMVESSQGMLHQQELLATMQLKSFQKIGLVRYDAFDETGDKLSFSLTLLDGKNNGVVLSSLAGHDASRIYAKAVTGGECREALSAEEAESIGIALNTLMPDVAKKAEDAVHADKEKNDENPSARRIDRTEKK, from the coding sequence ATGGATATCTTAGAATTCAATATCAATTATCAGCTCATACTTTCCGTAATCGGCACGATTCTTGCGGTTTTACTGGTATTTCTTATTCTCCAGTTTTTTTGGCTCCGGGCTAAGGTGAATCGTCTGTATAGGAAATATAAATATTTTATGATGGGTGAAGACGGCGGTTCCATCGAAATGAAGTTGTCCACAGAAGTGCGGGAACTTCGGGATATGGTGGAATCTTCCCAGGGTATGCTTCATCAGCAGGAGCTTCTGGCTACGATGCAGCTGAAATCTTTTCAGAAAATTGGTTTGGTGCGGTATGATGCTTTTGATGAAACAGGAGATAAACTTTCCTTTTCTCTTACCCTTCTGGACGGCAAAAATAATGGCGTCGTCCTTTCTTCTCTGGCTGGTCATGATGCGTCCCGCATTTATGCAAAAGCTGTGACCGGTGGTGAATGCAGGGAAGCACTTTCCGCAGAAGAAGCGGAAAGTATCGGTATAGCGCTGAATACGCTTATGCCTGATGTGGCGAAAAAGGCAGAAGATGCAGTCCATGCCGACAAAGAGAAAAATGATGAAAATCCATCTGCCCGGCGTATCGACCGGACAGAAAAGAAATAA
- a CDS encoding ParB/RepB/Spo0J family partition protein gives MSKTKRLGKGLGELLGKEVMEEKNTESISISLVVPNEWQPRREFEPESLNALAESIKEHGVVQPVIVRKKDSGYELIAGERRLRAAQLAGLVEIPALVRDYSDQETAEIALIENLQREDLNPLEEGLAYQRMISEYHFTQEKMANLIGKSRSYVTNMMRLLELSEEVKSLLLERKLTAGQARPLLGLETPAEQIALARRIVEEDLSARRIEEILRREKDGQKRKPADKADAYLRALEEDLVNAVGSRVKIKVGKGKNSHRGTISISFKSDKEFERITKLLKQGE, from the coding sequence GTGTCTAAGACCAAAAGATTGGGAAAAGGATTGGGAGAGCTGCTCGGGAAAGAAGTGATGGAAGAAAAGAATACCGAAAGTATTTCCATTTCCCTTGTTGTTCCCAATGAATGGCAGCCGCGGCGTGAATTTGAGCCGGAATCTTTAAATGCTCTGGCGGAATCCATCAAGGAACACGGCGTCGTCCAGCCGGTTATTGTAAGAAAAAAAGACAGCGGATATGAACTTATTGCCGGCGAGCGTCGTTTAAGAGCGGCCCAGCTGGCGGGGCTTGTGGAAATACCTGCTCTTGTCCGCGATTACAGCGATCAGGAAACAGCGGAAATTGCCCTCATTGAAAATCTGCAGCGTGAAGATCTGAATCCTCTTGAGGAAGGACTTGCCTATCAGCGGATGATCAGTGAATATCATTTTACACAGGAAAAGATGGCAAACCTTATCGGTAAGAGCCGTTCCTATGTGACGAATATGATGCGGCTTCTGGAGCTTTCTGAAGAGGTAAAAAGCCTTCTTTTGGAGCGGAAATTGACGGCGGGACAGGCGCGTCCCCTTTTAGGATTGGAAACACCTGCCGAGCAGATCGCGCTTGCGCGCCGAATTGTGGAAGAAGATCTTTCTGCACGGCGTATCGAGGAAATCCTCCGCCGTGAAAAAGACGGACAAAAGCGGAAGCCTGCGGATAAAGCGGATGCGTATCTCCGTGCGCTGGAAGAAGATCTGGTGAATGCCGTAGGATCCCGTGTAAAAATTAAAGTGGGAAAAGGGAAAAACAGTCACAGAGGCACCATTTCCATTTCTTTTAAAAGTGACAAAGAATTTGAACGTATTACAAAACTTCTCAAACAGGGAGAATAA
- a CDS encoding ParA family protein, with product MGKIISIINQKGGVGKTTTAVNLAAFLADKGYKTMLVDADSQGNATSGLSKDVEFEETLYDVLLDDVSIEEAVVKTDIKKLSILPASIDLAGAEIEMVSMEKREFLMKRKLDQVCDKYDFILIDCPPSLGLMTLNALVASQEILIPIQAEFYALEGLSQLVKTVQVVTRKLNPGLSILGILLTMFDGRTNLSLQVADEVKKYFGNKVFRTVIPRSVKLSEAPSFGEPILTYAPKSKGAEAYKKLCREVIKRV from the coding sequence ATGGGGAAGATCATCAGTATCATTAACCAGAAGGGCGGCGTGGGAAAAACCACAACAGCGGTAAATCTGGCTGCGTTCCTGGCGGACAAAGGATATAAGACGATGCTTGTGGACGCGGATTCCCAAGGAAACGCCACCAGCGGACTCAGCAAAGATGTGGAGTTTGAGGAAACGCTGTATGATGTGCTTTTAGATGATGTCTCCATCGAAGAAGCCGTCGTCAAGACAGACATAAAGAAATTATCCATTCTCCCCGCTTCCATTGATTTGGCAGGGGCTGAAATTGAAATGGTTTCCATGGAAAAACGGGAATTTCTTATGAAAAGAAAACTGGATCAGGTATGCGATAAATATGATTTCATTTTGATTGACTGTCCTCCTTCTTTAGGTCTTATGACGCTGAACGCTCTTGTAGCATCACAGGAAATACTTATTCCCATTCAGGCAGAATTTTATGCGCTTGAAGGACTTTCCCAGCTGGTGAAGACAGTACAGGTCGTGACACGTAAGCTGAATCCGGGTTTGTCCATATTGGGGATATTGCTGACGATGTTTGACGGCAGGACGAATTTATCCCTTCAGGTAGCTGATGAAGTGAAGAAATATTTTGGAAATAAAGTTTTCCGTACAGTAATTCCCCGATCAGTGAAGTTATCGGAAGCGCCGAGTTTTGGTGAACCTATACTTACATACGCGCCGAAATCCAAGGGGGCGGAAGCATATAAAAAGTTGTGCCGTGAGGTGATTAAACGTGTCTAA
- a CDS encoding sodium:solute symporter family protein: protein MSLTFLHILIISATVFAVIGSGFYVSRSVRSSAGYSVAGRSAGASLVAGSIAGTVVGGGATVGTAQLAYSFGLSAWWFTLGSGIAFILMGIFYAKRLRNTALETIPQYLELYYGKKAEMLSSIISSIGILLSAVASSLPGIEIISALFGLTPFLSALLLMALVIAYTFFGGMKSAAVSGILKMVIIWISLFISGAIAFLLLQENNTLSSFPASHFDLMGQGTDSAMAHLFSVIVGVLCTQTYIQCIFSAGTPLKAASGCFIAALIVIPIGLPSVAVGMYMHAAEPGTLPILVLPTFLVNHVPVLIGGLAMSGIILSLLGSIGGLSLGIGTMISHDILSPLLKITDDKKFLRLTKLTVLAVMILASLIAIMNRGTEILFWNYLSMGLRGGGIFLPLTLAVFWPGHLNADWAVFSMAGSTIAAITAALVKLPFDPLFIGLAVIFLFILPGLRLKKTF, encoded by the coding sequence ATGTCTCTGACCTTTTTACATATACTGATCATCTCCGCCACGGTCTTTGCCGTCATTGGAAGCGGATTTTATGTTTCCCGTTCCGTAAGATCCTCTGCAGGGTACAGTGTGGCAGGACGAAGCGCCGGGGCCTCTCTTGTCGCCGGAAGCATCGCGGGAACGGTCGTCGGGGGAGGCGCTACGGTAGGTACGGCACAGCTGGCTTACTCTTTTGGCCTTTCTGCGTGGTGGTTTACCCTGGGAAGCGGTATCGCTTTCATCCTTATGGGTATTTTCTATGCCAAACGGCTTCGCAATACAGCACTGGAAACAATTCCTCAATATCTGGAACTTTATTACGGAAAGAAGGCCGAGATGCTTTCTTCCATTATTTCTTCCATCGGTATCCTTCTGTCCGCTGTTGCCAGTTCACTGCCGGGCATAGAGATCATTTCCGCCCTTTTCGGGCTGACGCCTTTTCTGTCCGCCCTTCTCCTTATGGCTCTCGTTATCGCCTATACTTTTTTCGGAGGCATGAAAAGCGCCGCCGTCAGCGGTATCCTGAAAATGGTAATTATCTGGATTTCTCTATTCATATCCGGCGCCATTGCTTTTCTGCTGTTACAGGAAAACAATACCCTTTCTTCATTTCCCGCTTCTCATTTTGATCTGATGGGGCAGGGCACAGATTCCGCAATGGCCCATTTATTTTCCGTCATCGTTGGCGTACTCTGCACACAGACTTATATCCAATGCATCTTTTCAGCAGGTACCCCTTTGAAAGCGGCTTCCGGCTGCTTCATTGCAGCACTTATCGTCATCCCCATCGGGCTGCCGTCAGTAGCTGTCGGTATGTACATGCACGCCGCAGAGCCCGGAACCTTACCGATCTTAGTCTTGCCCACCTTTCTGGTCAATCATGTGCCGGTCCTCATCGGCGGCCTTGCCATGAGCGGCATCATTCTTTCCCTACTGGGAAGTATCGGGGGACTGTCACTGGGTATCGGCACTATGATTTCCCATGATATTCTTTCACCCCTGCTGAAAATTACTGATGACAAAAAGTTTCTCCGCCTGACAAAGCTGACCGTCCTTGCCGTCATGATTCTGGCATCCCTTATCGCCATCATGAACAGGGGGACAGAAATACTTTTCTGGAATTATCTTTCTATGGGACTCCGGGGAGGAGGCATCTTTCTGCCTCTCACGCTTGCTGTTTTCTGGCCGGGCCATCTCAATGCGGACTGGGCAGTGTTCTCTATGGCGGGAAGTACCATTGCCGCTATCACCGCCGCATTGGTAAAGCTTCCTTTTGATCCGCTCTTCATAGGACTTGCCGTAATCTTCCTTTTCATCCTTCCCGGACTCCGTTTGAAAAAAACTTTCTAA
- a CDS encoding HAD family hydrolase, with protein sequence MIKAAVFDMDGTILNTIGDLTDSLNYALVETGHKGGHSEETVKLCFGWAMRLDMIKAIAMAKGFSAKDLELAGNTIPVEDIPATEEEIDELMDVFTSYYGTHNQIKTKPYSGIPEVIRTLRKKGIRCAVASNKDDEHVQSLSKNLFPGLFDISIGRNPEMAIKPDPEMILSIARHLGIKAKEIVYIGDSEVDIMTGKKGGFPSISVAWGFRTGEFLKNHGAERIAFSPDELIEMILSL encoded by the coding sequence ATGATCAAAGCTGCTGTTTTTGATATGGACGGTACCATTTTAAATACCATCGGCGACCTCACTGATTCTCTGAACTACGCACTTGTAGAAACAGGACATAAGGGGGGACACTCCGAGGAAACAGTGAAACTCTGCTTCGGCTGGGCCATGCGTCTCGACATGATCAAAGCCATCGCCATGGCAAAAGGATTTTCAGCAAAAGATCTGGAACTGGCGGGGAACACGATTCCGGTGGAAGACATTCCCGCCACTGAAGAAGAAATAGACGAACTCATGGACGTCTTTACTTCTTACTATGGAACCCATAACCAAATCAAAACAAAACCTTACAGCGGTATACCTGAAGTTATTCGCACCCTCCGGAAAAAAGGTATCCGCTGTGCCGTAGCATCTAATAAAGACGATGAACATGTGCAGAGCCTATCAAAAAATCTGTTCCCCGGTCTTTTTGATATTTCCATCGGAAGAAACCCGGAAATGGCCATTAAGCCGGATCCGGAAATGATTTTATCAATAGCCCGCCATTTAGGAATAAAGGCAAAAGAAATCGTTTACATCGGTGATTCGGAAGTGGATATCATGACAGGAAAGAAAGGGGGATTCCCAAGCATTTCCGTTGCCTGGGGGTTCCGCACCGGAGAATTTCTTAAAAACCACGGAGCGGAACGGATCGCTTTTTCACCTGATGAACTTATAGAAATGATTCTTTCTTTATAA
- the cutA gene encoding divalent cation tolerance protein CutA yields MTIQYLKLEIFIPTTHFRILQKALQSVDAGHIGNYDSCLSYSPVKGTWRPLEGTTPYIGKKNEISEEEEYKVEVTIKKENLEKTMAAVKEIHPYEEPVINIIPLYAAGI; encoded by the coding sequence ATGACTATACAATATCTGAAACTGGAAATATTTATTCCCACTACCCATTTCCGCATCCTGCAAAAAGCACTCCAATCGGTGGATGCCGGGCATATAGGAAACTATGACAGCTGCCTTTCTTACAGTCCCGTCAAGGGAACATGGCGTCCTTTGGAAGGAACGACTCCTTACATCGGCAAAAAAAATGAAATCAGTGAAGAAGAAGAATATAAAGTGGAAGTCACCATAAAAAAAGAAAATTTGGAAAAAACGATGGCCGCTGTCAAAGAGATCCATCCTTATGAGGAACCGGTCATTAACATCATTCCGCTCTATGCCGCCGGGATCTGA